A genome region from Salvia splendens isolate huo1 chromosome 19, SspV2, whole genome shotgun sequence includes the following:
- the LOC121779770 gene encoding auxin efflux carrier component 5-like isoform X2 — MQIGWGDVYKVVEAMAPLYVALLLGYGSRRMFKAEECDAINRFNCYFILPFFTFHFTASVNPYTFNLRFLAGDVVAKAVVGAALVLWCKAGFGFAWAITSFSLSSFNNTLVVGVPLLKAMYGDAGEHLVIQSSVIQSLLWFPILLCLLEFRRAKLLSSSSNIHSDESVVAANGDHSCTTIDTTASPSSSSSFCSTIKIVGMKLRKNPNCYACVLGLVWALLANRWDIVMPPIVEGSIQIMAKAGSGVAMFTMGLFMALQEKIIACGVGLSMYGMCLRFVCGPLITGVSALALGLRSDILGGSSAVDNLLHVCSGV, encoded by the exons ATGCAGATAGGGTGGGGAGATGTGTACAAAGTAGTAGAGGCCATGGCGCCGCTATACGTAGCGTTGCTATTAGGTTACGGGTCGAGGCGCATGTTCAAGGCGGAAGAATGCGACGCCATTAACCGCTTCAACTGCTATTTCATCCTCCCTTTCTTCACCTTCCACTTCACCGCCAGCGTCAATCCCTACACCTTCAACTTGCGTTTCCTGGCCGGGGACGTTGTTGCAAAAGCAGTTGTGGGAGCAGCCTTGGTTTTGTGGTGTAAGGCGGGCTTTGGCTTTGCGTGGGCCATcacctccttctctctctccagCTTCAACAACACCTTGGTGGTCGGAGTGCCTTTGCTCAAGGCCATGTATGGCGACGCGGGAGAGCATCTTGTTATACAGTCGTCCGTCATACAGTCTCTCCTCTGGTTCCCCATTCTCCTCTGCTTGCTTGAATTCCGCCGTGCCAAAttactttcttcttcatctaaTATTCATAGTGATGAATCTGTTGTTGCTGCCAATGGAGATCATAGTTGTACCACTATTGATACCACCGCATCACCCTCCTCCTCGTCTAGTTTCTGTTCAACTATCAAGATAGTCGGAATGAAGCTTCGGAAGAATCCAAATTGCTATGCTTGTGTCCTTGGACTCGTTTGGGCTCTATTAGCAAACAG GTGGGATATTGTGATGCCTCCGATAGTGGAAGGATCGATTCAGATAATGGCAAAGGCGGGAAGTGGGGTAGCCATGTTCACCATGG GACTGTTCATGGCGCTACAAGAGAAGATAATAGCTTGTGGCGTAGGGCTAAGCATGTACGGTATGTGTCTGAGATTCGTATGCGGACCGCTTATCACAGGCGTTAGTGCTCTCGCTTTGGGCTTGCGCTCAGACATTCTCG GCGGCTCTTCCGCAGTCGATAACCTGCTTCATGTTTGCTCAGGAGTATAG
- the LOC121778370 gene encoding protein BRICK 1: MARAGGITNAVNVGIAVQADWENREFISHVSLNVRRLFDFLVQFESTTKNKLSKLNEKLDTLERRLEMLEVQVSNATANPALFTST, translated from the exons ATGGCTCGAGCTGGGGGGATAACGAATGCTGTGAATGTGGGAATCGCAGTCCAAGCTGACTGGGAGAATCGAGAATTCATTTCTCACGTCTCCCTCAATGTTCGACGCCTGTTTGACTTCCTTGTGCAATTTG AATCTACTACAAAAAACAAATTATCAAAACTGAATGAGAAGCTGGATACATTGGAGCGGCGCTTGGAAATGCTGGAAGTGCAAGTCAGCAATGCCACAGCTAATCCTGCTCTCTTCACTTCTACTTGA
- the LOC121779771 gene encoding flavin mononucleotide hydrolase 1, chloroplatic-like isoform X1, with translation MAALRLVWRLSSFPVAKVEQRPPFTGRIKMSAANSHSTRKLPILLFDIMDTIVRHPFYHHIPAFFGMSMEELLECKHPTAWVEFEKGLINEVELAQKFFKDGRPFDLEGLKSCMRSAYTYIEGVEELLIDLKNNGYEMHTSTNYPIWYEIIEEKLKLSSYLSWTFCSCTMGKRKPDPDFYMDMLKHLKVEPTSCIFIDDRMKNVEAALHAGFNGIHFKTAHSLRKDLSDLGVILQT, from the exons ATGGCAGCTCTAAGATTGGTTTGGAGATTGAGTAGCTTTCCGGTGGCAAAAGTAGAGCAACGCCCGCCGTTTACAGGTCGAATCAAAATGTCCGCCGCCAATTCGCATTCTACAAGAAAGCTGCCCATACTGCTTTTTGATATTATGGACACAATCGTCCGCCATCCTTTTTACCACCACATCCCTGCCTTTTTCGG AATGTCTATGGAAGAGCTTCTGGAATGCAAGCATCCTACTGCCTGGGTTGAGTTTGAGAAGGGTCTTATTAATGAG GTTGAGCTGGCTCAAAAGTTTTTTAAGGATGGGAGGCCATTTGACTTGGAAG GACTCAAAAGCTGCATGAGGAGTGCATATACCTACATTGAAGGAGTTGAAGAATTACTTATTGATCTAAAGAACAATGGATATGAAATGCATACTTCAACAAACTATCCCATTTG GTATGAAATCATTGAAGAAAAGCTGAAACTATCATCCTACTTATCTTGGACATTCTGTTCATGCACAATGG GAAAAAGGAAGCCTGATCCTGACTTCTATATGGATATGTTGAAGCACTTGAAGGTCGAGCCAACATCATGTATCTTTATTGATGACAG GATGAAAAATGTTGAGGCTGCGCTCCATGCTGGCTTCAATGGCATCCACTTCAAAACTGCACATTCATTGCGAAAGGACCTCTCTGATCTTGGGGTTATTTTGCAGACTTAA
- the LOC121779770 gene encoding auxin efflux carrier component 5-like isoform X1, producing the protein MQIGWGDVYKVVEAMAPLYVALLLGYGSRRMFKAEECDAINRFNCYFILPFFTFHFTASVNPYTFNLRFLAGDVVAKAVVGAALVLWCKAGFGFAWAITSFSLSSFNNTLVVGVPLLKAMYGDAGEHLVIQSSVIQSLLWFPILLCLLEFRRAKLLSSSSNIHSDESVVAANGDHSCTTIDTTASPSSSSSFCSTIKIVGMKLRKNPNCYACVLGLVWALLANRWDIVMPPIVEGSIQIMAKAGSGVAMFTMGLFMALQEKIIACGVGLSMYGMCLRFVCGPLITGVSALALGLRSDILGIVIIQAALPQSITCFMFAQEYSLHANVLSTAVIFGTIASLPVLIAYYVILDILLH; encoded by the exons ATGCAGATAGGGTGGGGAGATGTGTACAAAGTAGTAGAGGCCATGGCGCCGCTATACGTAGCGTTGCTATTAGGTTACGGGTCGAGGCGCATGTTCAAGGCGGAAGAATGCGACGCCATTAACCGCTTCAACTGCTATTTCATCCTCCCTTTCTTCACCTTCCACTTCACCGCCAGCGTCAATCCCTACACCTTCAACTTGCGTTTCCTGGCCGGGGACGTTGTTGCAAAAGCAGTTGTGGGAGCAGCCTTGGTTTTGTGGTGTAAGGCGGGCTTTGGCTTTGCGTGGGCCATcacctccttctctctctccagCTTCAACAACACCTTGGTGGTCGGAGTGCCTTTGCTCAAGGCCATGTATGGCGACGCGGGAGAGCATCTTGTTATACAGTCGTCCGTCATACAGTCTCTCCTCTGGTTCCCCATTCTCCTCTGCTTGCTTGAATTCCGCCGTGCCAAAttactttcttcttcatctaaTATTCATAGTGATGAATCTGTTGTTGCTGCCAATGGAGATCATAGTTGTACCACTATTGATACCACCGCATCACCCTCCTCCTCGTCTAGTTTCTGTTCAACTATCAAGATAGTCGGAATGAAGCTTCGGAAGAATCCAAATTGCTATGCTTGTGTCCTTGGACTCGTTTGGGCTCTATTAGCAAACAG GTGGGATATTGTGATGCCTCCGATAGTGGAAGGATCGATTCAGATAATGGCAAAGGCGGGAAGTGGGGTAGCCATGTTCACCATGG GACTGTTCATGGCGCTACAAGAGAAGATAATAGCTTGTGGCGTAGGGCTAAGCATGTACGGTATGTGTCTGAGATTCGTATGCGGACCGCTTATCACAGGCGTTAGTGCTCTCGCTTTGGGCTTGCGCTCAGACATTCTCGGTATCGTTATTATACAG GCGGCTCTTCCGCAGTCGATAACCTGCTTCATGTTTGCTCAGGAGTATAGCTTGCACGCTAACGTACTCAGCACCGC GGTCATTTTCGGCACAATCGCATCCCTTCCTGTCTTGATTGCTTACTATGTCATTCTAGATATTCTTCttcattaa
- the LOC121779096 gene encoding uncharacterized protein LOC121779096: MARSSNLMPVVRHQKCCRIFSRGSIFPAAFFIFIGLFLWSRAITQHNIEDMLIWNLQGSKGLCKNQCRLSGSETLPQGIISKTTNLERRPLWGLPKKTNTSKSLFAVAVGIKQKNNVDMMVQKFLGSDFAVMLFHYDGIVDEWKDYNWSSSVIHVSADNQTKWWFAKRFLHPDIVAEYNYIFLWDEDLGVENFDPARYLSIVKDERLEISQPALDLDKSEVHHFITARSGRSKVHRRSYKHDGKGIQCNDNSTGPPCTGWIEVMAPVFSKAAWRCVWYMIQNDLIHAWGLDIRLGYCAQGDRMKKIGVVDTEYLVHYGLPTLGDPRQKTSRWNKTSSSEKKDKSGSGEIDQRLAVRRESYNEYKVFRRRWKKAAESDQCWADPYPEEGDHHQNQKDHPSFWTQT; encoded by the exons ATGGCGCGATCATCTAATTTG ATGCCGGTAGTGAGGCATCAAAAATGTTGTAGAATTTTCTCGCGAGGCAGCATCTTTCCTGCAGCTTTTTTTATCTTTATAGGACTCTTCCTATGGAGCAGAGCAATAACACAACACAATATAGAG GACATGTTAATATGGAATTTACAAGGTTCGAAAGGTTTATGTAAG AACCAATGCAGGCTTTCTGGAAGTGAGACGTTACCCCAAGGCATAATTTCCAAGACCACCAATTTGGAGAGAAGACCATTATGGGGTCTTCCAAAG AAGACAAATACTTCTAAAAGTCTGTTTGCTGTTGCTGTGGGGATAAAGCAAAAAAATAATGTAGATATGATGGTCCAGAAG TTCCTAGGAAGTGATTTTGCTGTCATGCTTTTCCATTATGATGGTATTGTTGATGAGTGGAAGGATTATAATTGGAGCAGCAGTGTCATACATGTGTCAGCTGATAATCAAACTAAATG GTGGTTCGCAAAGCGGTTTCTACATCCAGATATTGTAGCAGAGTATAACTATATTTTCTTATGGGACGAAGACCTTGGTGTTGAAAACTTTGATCCTGCCAG GTACCTATCGATTGTGAAAGATGAAAGGCTAGAGATATCACAACCAGCGCTAGATCTTGACAAGTCTGAGGTGCACCATTTTATCACAGCTCGATCGGGGAGATCAAAAGTCCACAGGAGGTCGTATAAACATGACGGTAAGGGTATTCAATGCAATGACAACAGCACCGGTCCTCCTTGCACAGG GTGGATAGAAGTGATGGCCCCTGTATTCTCAAAAGCTGCGTGGCGTTGTGTGTGGTATATGATTCAG AACGATTTGATCCATGCTTGGGGACTAGACATACGGCTTGGTTATTGCGCACAG GGTGATCGGATGAAAAAGATAGGAGTTGTGGATACCGAATATCTTGTTCACTACGGCCTCCCAACTCTGGGAGATCCTCGCCAAAAG ACGTCTAGATGGAACAAGACCTCTTCTAGTGAAAAAAAG GATAAATCCGGATCGGGTGAAATCGACCAAAGACTCGCG GTGCGAAGAGAGTCGTATAACGAGTACAAGGTGTTTAGGAGGAGGTGGAAGAAGGCGGCAGAGTCGGACCAGTGCTGGGCCGACCCGTACCCGGAGGAGGGGGACCATCACCAAAACCAAAAGGACCACCCCTCCTTTTGGACCCAGACCTGA
- the LOC121779771 gene encoding flavin mononucleotide hydrolase 1, chloroplatic-like isoform X2: protein MGMAAMGMGFIFYCLRPKPNPVTQVRSFAIAFPDYYILVELAQKFFKDGRPFDLEGLKSCMRSAYTYIEGVEELLIDLKNNGYEMHTSTNYPIWYEIIEEKLKLSSYLSWTFCSCTMGKRKPDPDFYMDMLKHLKVEPTSCIFIDDRMKNVEAALHAGFNGIHFKTAHSLRKDLSDLGVILQT from the exons ATGGGCATG GCCGCCATGGGCATGGGCTTCATTTTTTATTGCCTTAGACCTAAACCCAACCCAGTTACCCAAGTGAGGTCCTTTGCTATTGCGTTTCCTGATTACTATATCTTG GTTGAGCTGGCTCAAAAGTTTTTTAAGGATGGGAGGCCATTTGACTTGGAAG GACTCAAAAGCTGCATGAGGAGTGCATATACCTACATTGAAGGAGTTGAAGAATTACTTATTGATCTAAAGAACAATGGATATGAAATGCATACTTCAACAAACTATCCCATTTG GTATGAAATCATTGAAGAAAAGCTGAAACTATCATCCTACTTATCTTGGACATTCTGTTCATGCACAATGG GAAAAAGGAAGCCTGATCCTGACTTCTATATGGATATGTTGAAGCACTTGAAGGTCGAGCCAACATCATGTATCTTTATTGATGACAG GATGAAAAATGTTGAGGCTGCGCTCCATGCTGGCTTCAATGGCATCCACTTCAAAACTGCACATTCATTGCGAAAGGACCTCTCTGATCTTGGGGTTATTTTGCAGACTTAA
- the LOC121779095 gene encoding uncharacterized protein LOC121779095: MEPAAGDIAEDIAGNRDRNRESHVIPVTTKNLMAQSLLQSSHLGNVPYGAFQKAVKEFGVSRKIVYKVWSEAKKQIQSGVPVNIANRVKGFKRKDQIQLDTNKVRYLSILERGTIRKMAVKLELSKTTVGRMVKYGRLRPHTNAVKPLLTAANKLARMKWGLIHVQPVVFNGMLKYNTMHNVVHIDEKWFFMTKATDRYYLLPDEEEPYRAIKSKRFITKVMYMCAMCRPYIAENGEVIFDEKIGIFPFTTKEPAKRGSKNRPSPFNQ, from the coding sequence ATGGAGCCTGCTGCCGGAGACATCGCCGAAGATATTGCCGGAAACAGAGACAGAAACAGAGAGTCACACGTCATACCAGTGACCACCAAAAATTTGATGGCTCAAAGTCTGCTACAATCGAGCCATTTAGGTAATGTGCCATATGGAGCTTTTCAGAAGGCAGTAAAGGAGTTTGGAGTGAGCCGGAAGATAGTCTATAAGGTCTGGTCAGAGGCCAAAAAACAGATCCAGAGTGGAGTACCTGTCAACATAGCAAACCGTGTTAAAGGCTTCAAGCGCAAAGATCAAATTCAGCTTGATACTAACAAGGTAAGATATCTTTCAATCCTTGAAAGAGGTACTATCCGTAAGATGGCTGTGAAGCTTGAGTTAAGCAAGACTACCGTAGGCAGAATGGTGAAATATGGTAGGCTCAGGCCACACACAAATGCAGTTAAGCCACTACTTACTGCTGCAAACAAATTAGCAAGAATGAAATGGGGTCTCATTCATGTTCAACCAGTGGTGTTCAATGGTATGCTCAAATATAACACAATGCACAATGTAGTGCACATTGATGAGAAGTGGTTTTTCATGACTAAGGCTACGGATAGGTACTACCTGCTGCCAGATGAGGAAGAGCCATATAGAGCTATTAAGTCAAAGCGGTTCATCACAAAGGTCATGTATATGTGTGCTATGTGTAGACCATACATTGCAGAAAATGGAGAAGTCATATTTGATGAAAAAATAGGCATTTTTCCATTCACTACTAAAGAGCCAGCAAAGAGAGGTTCCAAGAACAGACCAAGCCCATTCAATCAGTGA